Proteins found in one Clostridia bacterium genomic segment:
- a CDS encoding FAD-dependent oxidoreductase — translation MLPYENIFRPLRIGPVELKNRIELGPALPGLASFEGLVTREMIAYYRRLARGGAAVVTVGETPVDREYAGGHGAQVNLGSDKVISGLSVLAEEVHRYGAVLSVEICHRGRQRMAGDEVIAPSPIPPNIHGRTKVRVREMTQEDIDRVVEHFAAAAERCVKAGVRMIMLHGGHGHLLAQFLSPWTNRRLDSYGGSLANRARFALEVLTAIRERVGNKLAIEYRISANELVPGGMEEEETIEFVKMIEDKIDLLHVSAGVMSDPVALSHMIRSTYFPYAYNVPYAERFKKALRVPITTIGSIMDLETADRIIGEGKADVVAMVRAILADPDHVNKVRLGRPQEVRPCLRCLTCLRLTAQSFPIRCSVNPTLGRELDYADLPPATQKKKVAVIGGGPAGMQAALTAAARGHEVVLYEREPELGGNLRLAAAPPFKQDMKKYQKWLVGKVRETPGITVKLNCEAGPEAVAREGADAVVVAVGADPIIPGVPGSDRSNVVWAGEVITGGVAAGDRVVMVGGGLTGCETALYLAQQGKQVTIVDQLRREELAPDAPRGLMELLDEHGVQFVTEVRLEAITDRGVVVADRSWRHLELPADTVVLSLGFKPRRELASRFQGVAPEVYVIGDCRDPQNLRQAVHDGFNVGVEL, via the coding sequence ATGCTGCCGTACGAGAACATCTTCAGGCCCTTGCGGATAGGCCCGGTAGAGCTCAAGAACCGCATAGAGTTGGGGCCGGCGCTACCCGGCCTGGCCTCCTTTGAGGGCCTGGTAACCAGGGAAATGATCGCCTACTACCGCCGTCTGGCGCGAGGCGGAGCGGCCGTAGTGACGGTGGGGGAGACGCCGGTCGATCGGGAGTATGCCGGCGGACACGGAGCCCAGGTAAACCTGGGCAGCGATAAAGTAATATCCGGCCTGAGCGTGCTGGCCGAGGAAGTGCACCGCTACGGGGCGGTGCTTTCGGTAGAGATATGCCACCGGGGGCGGCAACGGATGGCCGGCGACGAGGTGATCGCCCCGTCACCGATTCCGCCCAATATCCACGGCCGGACCAAGGTTCGGGTCCGGGAAATGACCCAGGAGGACATTGACCGGGTTGTCGAGCACTTTGCGGCGGCCGCTGAGCGCTGTGTTAAGGCCGGGGTCAGGATGATCATGCTGCACGGCGGTCACGGGCATCTTCTGGCCCAGTTCCTGTCTCCGTGGACGAACAGGCGCCTGGACAGCTACGGCGGGAGCCTGGCAAACCGGGCGCGCTTTGCCCTCGAGGTACTCACCGCCATTCGAGAGCGGGTGGGTAACAAGCTGGCCATAGAGTACCGCATCAGCGCCAACGAACTGGTGCCGGGCGGAATGGAAGAAGAGGAAACCATAGAATTCGTAAAGATGATCGAAGACAAGATCGACCTCTTGCACGTATCGGCCGGGGTAATGAGCGATCCAGTGGCCCTCTCGCACATGATTCGCTCTACCTACTTTCCCTACGCCTACAACGTCCCTTATGCCGAACGCTTCAAGAAAGCCCTGCGCGTCCCCATCACCACCATAGGATCCATCATGGATCTGGAAACCGCGGACCGCATAATCGGCGAGGGCAAGGCGGACGTAGTGGCCATGGTTAGGGCCATCCTGGCCGATCCGGACCACGTGAACAAGGTCCGTCTGGGTCGGCCGCAGGAGGTCAGACCGTGCTTGCGCTGCCTCACCTGCCTGCGGCTTACGGCGCAATCCTTCCCCATAAGGTGCAGCGTGAACCCCACCCTGGGCCGCGAATTGGACTATGCCGACCTTCCCCCGGCCACCCAGAAGAAGAAAGTGGCCGTCATCGGCGGCGGCCCGGCGGGAATGCAGGCGGCCCTCACGGCTGCGGCGCGGGGGCACGAGGTTGTCCTGTACGAGAGGGAGCCGGAGCTGGGTGGCAACCTCCGCCTGGCCGCCGCGCCGCCCTTCAAGCAGGATATGAAGAAATACCAAAAGTGGCTGGTTGGCAAAGTACGGGAAACACCGGGTATAACCGTAAAGCTCAACTGCGAGGCCGGCCCTGAAGCAGTCGCCCGCGAAGGCGCCGACGCGGTCGTTGTCGCCGTGGGTGCCGACCCGATAATTCCCGGGGTGCCCGGAAGCGACCGTTCCAACGTGGTCTGGGCGGGTGAGGTGATCACCGGCGGGGTGGCTGCAGGCGACCGCGTTGTCATGGTGGGCGGCGGTCTTACCGGGTGTGAAACCGCACTTTACCTGGCCCAGCAGGGCAAGCAGGTGACGATCGTGGACCAGCTGAGGCGTGAGGAACTGGCTCCGGATGCTCCGCGCGGGTTGATGGAGCTGCTGGACGAACACGGGGTGCAGTTCGTCACCGAGGTCAGGCTGGAGGCAATTACGGATAGGGGGGTGGTGGTTGCGGACCGATCGTGGCGGCACCTCGAGTTACCGGCAGATACGGTGGTGCTGTCGCTGGGCTTTAAGCCCCGGCGCGAACTGGCGTCCCGCTTCCAGGGGGTGGCACCGGAGGTATACGTGATAGGTGACTGCCGCGATCCCCAGAACCTCAGGCAGGCGGTGCACGACGGGTTTAACGTTGGGGTGGAGCTGTAG
- the dctP gene encoding TRAP transporter substrate-binding protein DctP — translation MRSRLGRLLLVCLVGLALLTVGCNKQSAPAPQGQAPAEEIKPVELRMVMFLHENAAGNFTNMWIEKVDEYSNGRIKIKVIGGPEAIPTSDQVSAVQQGVVDIANAVISPAEPFVPGITYLGRAEYSAAELRQRGVVAFLQEKFRPHGLYYLGASSPSEPAAQGTFFFKTKAVRKLEDFKGLKIATYAGTLKGLIEALGGSALSVNFTEYYTALERGVADGYLIGTPGISAFGLVPVTKYWLDEPVFSGSGAFFVNLKVWESLPQELKDALTKATEEFEVDAEKAYADLVAQARAEASAAGVEFIKLPPEDSVRFYQLYREQSRKDVYAIVGDKREILDELIRLVSNDDFYRLKLQPR, via the coding sequence ATGAGATCGCGGTTGGGGCGGTTGTTGCTGGTGTGCCTGGTGGGCCTGGCACTTCTCACGGTGGGCTGCAACAAACAGTCGGCGCCGGCCCCGCAGGGCCAGGCCCCGGCGGAAGAAATCAAGCCGGTGGAACTCAGGATGGTGATGTTCCTACACGAGAACGCGGCCGGCAACTTCACCAACATGTGGATAGAAAAGGTGGATGAGTATTCCAATGGCCGAATTAAGATCAAGGTCATCGGCGGGCCGGAGGCCATACCCACTTCGGATCAGGTCAGTGCTGTTCAGCAGGGGGTGGTCGATATCGCCAATGCGGTGATATCGCCGGCGGAGCCCTTTGTCCCCGGCATCACTTATCTGGGCCGGGCGGAGTATAGCGCTGCCGAGCTGCGGCAGAGGGGGGTAGTGGCTTTTCTGCAGGAGAAGTTTAGGCCGCACGGTCTGTACTACCTGGGAGCTTCCTCTCCCTCAGAGCCCGCCGCGCAGGGGACCTTCTTCTTCAAGACGAAGGCCGTAAGGAAGCTTGAGGACTTCAAAGGGCTGAAGATCGCGACCTATGCCGGAACTCTGAAGGGCTTGATAGAGGCCTTGGGAGGCTCGGCCCTCTCGGTGAACTTCACTGAGTATTACACGGCGCTAGAGCGAGGGGTGGCGGATGGGTACCTGATTGGAACTCCTGGAATTAGCGCCTTCGGGCTGGTGCCTGTGACTAAGTACTGGCTTGATGAGCCGGTGTTCTCGGGTTCAGGTGCGTTCTTCGTCAATCTCAAGGTGTGGGAGAGCCTGCCCCAGGAGCTCAAAGACGCCCTGACCAAGGCTACCGAGGAGTTTGAGGTAGACGCCGAAAAGGCTTACGCCGACCTGGTAGCGCAGGCCAGAGCAGAGGCTAGTGCCGCTGGCGTAGAGTTCATAAAGCTTCCCCCGGAAGACTCCGTGAGGTTCTACCAGTTGTACCGAGAGCAGAGCCGAAAAGACGTTTACGCCATCGTGGGCGACAAGCGGGAGATCTTGGATGAATTAATCCGTCTGGTGTCAAACGACGACTTTTACCGCCTGAAGCTTCAACCGAGGTAG
- a CDS encoding TRAP transporter small permease, with product MRGVKAKAGSPLDVVLMIMMAVACVLLIGQDTVWLSVDVVSRWLFGKTWSGLFELTEYSLLWITFLGAGWVTRNRRHVRMDLLVSRLNPRPQKVVAAIARWATALVFGAMTVLSAWLVIHDWATGTRFTSAMQPVKWPVELVMPVGFGIMFAYECLELHRERPSPRPGQDT from the coding sequence GTGAGGGGCGTGAAGGCAAAGGCGGGATCGCCGCTAGACGTGGTCCTGATGATAATGATGGCTGTAGCCTGTGTTCTGCTCATCGGGCAAGATACCGTGTGGCTTTCCGTGGATGTGGTATCCCGCTGGCTATTTGGAAAGACGTGGAGCGGATTGTTTGAACTCACCGAGTACAGCCTGCTCTGGATAACTTTTCTGGGTGCAGGCTGGGTTACCAGAAACCGGCGGCATGTGCGCATGGACCTGCTGGTCAGTCGCCTAAACCCACGGCCGCAAAAGGTGGTTGCCGCAATAGCTCGGTGGGCAACGGCGTTAGTTTTCGGGGCCATGACTGTACTGTCGGCGTGGCTGGTTATCCACGACTGGGCTACCGGGACCAGGTTCACCTCGGCCATGCAGCCGGTGAAGTGGCCGGTGGAGCTGGTCATGCCGGTCGGTTTCGGCATAATGTTCGCCTACGAATGCCTGGAACTGCACCGGGAGCGCCCTTCGCCGCGCCCGGGGCAAGACACCTAG